In Candidatus Poribacteria bacterium, the DNA window CGTTCCGAAACCACCGATGACACCGACAGAAACCGCCGATATGTAGGAATGATGCCGAAATTCTTCACGGGCATAGATGTTCGAGAGGTGAATCTCTATGACGGGGAGTGCGACGGTAGAGAGCGCGTCTCGGATAGCGACACTGGTATGTGTGTAGGCTGCCGGATTAATCAGAATACCGTCCGCCCAGTCAATGTGGTCTCCGATGATAGAGACGAGTTCGCCTTCGTGGTTAGATTGAAAGATTTTGAGGGTAATCGCATGGGATGATGCCGCGGCTTGCCGGTCAAGTGTATTGTTAATATCCGATAGCGTTTGGTGTCCGTAGATCTCCGGTTGACGTTTCCCTAAGAGGTGTAAATTGGGTCCGTGGAGGACGAGGATGTTCATGCGCGTGTTTCCTTTTCCTGTAAAGTCTTGCCTTTGTCATAGAGAGTATACAATGAATTGGAAAAATTTTCAAAGTTTTTTCATCGGGTTTGTATTGAGTTTATGCGTTAGCATAGAAAGCATTTAGTGTATGAACCAAATGACAGTATTCTCCATGCCTATACTGCTTATACACTATGAAACAGGTATAAAGAAATGTATCATAGACACAGGAACTTCCATACCGCTCTTTATACTGACCTCAACCATAATAATTGAGGTGAAGGGAAGAATCATGGAATGGGTAGAAATTAGGCGTGCAAGACGCAGAGATGAGCAAAGGCAACGGGAAGCAGAAATCCGTGCCGAAGGTAAAACAGAAGTGATTAAACCAACGCAGAAAAGGTTTCCATCTCGCCAGATTGCACACGCTGAACGTAAAACGAAGTGCAAAGCACAGGACGCAACGGCTTCCCATCACGCCCTTGCTCTTGAAGCTCGAATGCCATTCAGATTAACCCCCTATATGCCAACGGCTCCCCTGACACGACGTCGAGGAAAACTATAATGAAAATGCGAATGTGTTTCATCATGATTTCCTCCCTCGCTTAGTGCGTGTGCATGGGTTTCGGTGAAATAGGTTTTTCACGCTTCAGGAGTTTCGCTTGTTCGTCGTATGCATCCAGATGTTTGAGGATTGCTTGTTTTTCCGATTCTGCGACTCGGGCATCCGCGGGACTGAGTTTTTTCCCCGCAAAGAGAGTATCGGCGTATTTTTCTCTGAAGTCATCATAGAGGGACATAATGAAATCAAGTTCAGCAGCGTGTATCCGACGTTTATCTACGTGCTTTTCATCTGCCAATATCCACTCGGCTTGACGTTTGGCATCTGCCAAAACCGCAGCATGTTCTGTGCAGTCAGGATACTTTTGCCGATGCTTTTGAATATAAGAGTTAACCGCATACTTATATGCTCGACGGTGATATTCTTCACCGGGGGCTGCTGGGAGTCCGAGAAGATCGGCTTGTCTATCCGCCTCGGTGTAGTCTTCAGGATACCAGACATCATCGGGCGAGTTTTCCGTGTCTGCAGCAATGCTGCCCGCTTCGGCAGCCTGCGGTGTGTCATGCGGTTCAGCGTGCCACTCTTCGCCATGCCAGTGTCCGCTCTCAGCGGTTTCCCCCGGCGGTGGCGGTTTCGGTGTCGCAGGCTTTGACGTATCAACGGAGTCAGGCATCACAGCGTTGATAATCTTCACAGGATCTTGAGACGCAACGTGCTGGTATCCCCAAAATGTGCCACCAATGGCAACACCTATCAACATCAGTAAGATCGGCACCCAAAATTTCTTTTTTAACATCGTGACGGGCAATAAAATCATTGTCACTTGGCTTGCGCGTTGAATAGCAAACCACAGACCCATTGTTTGCTGTAAAAACACGGGGAAATAGATACTGTTACGCATCAATGGCGTGGCCGAATTTTTGGCGGAACTCGTCGTGAACCATCTGCTCATAACCCGTTGTTTCTGTTATCGGAATGTCGATGGGCATCATGCCCGTCCGTGAGGATTCGTAGAGCGCGATGCACATCTCCACATCTTTCCTACCCCCGACCCCGTATTCCGGTGGTTCACCTGTGAGTGCCGCCCTCGCTATTGTCATAATCTCCTCAGCGGTTCCGACATTCCAATCGTCGATTGCATACGTTCTGAAAGGATTTTCATACACAATCTGTGGGTCGGTATGCACAACGATTCTGGAAAGGACATCTACGCCATCAACGTGATGTCGTTCCGTTTCGATCGGG includes these proteins:
- the aroQ gene encoding type II 3-dehydroquinate dehydratase, whose product is MNILVLHGPNLHLLGKRQPEIYGHQTLSDINNTLDRQAAASSHAITLKIFQSNHEGELVSIIGDHIDWADGILINPAAYTHTSVAIRDALSTVALPVIEIHLSNIYAREEFRHHSYISAVSVGVIGGFGTHSYTLALEAMIQILQQATEN